A window of Peromyscus eremicus chromosome 7, PerEre_H2_v1, whole genome shotgun sequence contains these coding sequences:
- the Elp6 gene encoding elongator complex protein 6 — protein sequence MFPELNNLLSTTPDRTEQGKLTLLCDAKTDGSFLVHHFLSFYLKANCKVCFVALVQSFSHYNIVGQKLGVSLTAARERGQLVFLEGLKSSVGLFFHAQEAPHPLQFLREASAGDLQLLYEFVQDTLKPVDGGETPWKYPVLLVDDLSVLLSLGVAAVSVLDFMQYCRAVVCCELKGNVVALVHDSENAGDEENDLLLSGLSHQSHLILRAEGLATGFCKDVHGQLRILWRRPSQPTAQRDRSLTYQYKIQDKNVSFFAKGMSPAIL from the exons ATGTTCCCGGAACTCAATAACCTTCTCAGCACCACCCCAGACAGGACCGAGCAG GGGAAGCTGACTCTGCTCTGTGATGCCAAGACAGATGGCAGCTTCCTTGTGCATCActtcctctccttctacctcAAAG ctaATTGTAAAGTCTGCTTTGTGGCGCTCGTCCAGTCCTTTAGCCACTATAATATTGTGGGACAGAAGCTG GGCGTCAGCCTGACAGCAGCGCGGGAACGTGGGCAGCTTGTATTCCTGGAGGGCCTCAAGTCCTCAGTGGGTCTCTTCTTCCACGCTCAGGAGGCGCCTCATCCCCTGCAGTTCCTCAG GGAGGCCAGTGCAGGGGACCTCCAGTTGCTGTATGAGTTTGTACAGGACACTCTGAAGCCTGTGGACGGTGGGGAAACGCCGTGGAAGTACCCGGTGCTGTTGGTGGATGACCTCAGTGTGCTGCTGAGCCTGGGCGTGGCGGCAGTTTCTGTGCTGGACTTCATGCAGTACTGCCGAGCCGTGGTTTGCTGTGAATTGAAG GGAAATGTGGTGGCCCTCGTGCATGACAGCGAGAATGCTGGGGATGAGGAGAATGACCTCCTGCTGAGTGGCCTTAGTCATCAAAGCCACCTAATCCTGCGAGCTGAGGGCCTGGCCACTGGATTCTGCAAGGATGTGCATGGACAG CTGAGGATCCTCTGGAGGAGGCCGTCACAGCCCACAGCCCAGCGGGATCGAAGCCTCACTTACCAGTACAAGATACAGGACAAGAATGTGTCCTTTTTTGCCAAGGGAATGTCTCCTGCTATTCTGTGA